From a single Accipiter gentilis chromosome 8, bAccGen1.1, whole genome shotgun sequence genomic region:
- the LOC126042339 gene encoding dimethylaniline monooxygenase [N-oxide-forming] 3-like yields the protein MVRRVAVVGAGVSGLAAIKCCLEEGLEPTCFEQSEDVGGLWRYTDQAEEGRASIYRTVFTNSCKEMMCYSDFPFPDDHPNYMHNARLQHYICKYAEHFDLLRHIQFKTLVTKVKKRPDFSVMGQWEVVTQRDGKEETAVFDAVMVCSGHHVYPNLPLDDFPGIHKFKGCYFHSREYKEPEKFRGKKVLVIGLGNSGSDIAVELSAVASQVYLSSRSGSWVMSRVWDNGYPWDMLVITRFRTWLGNILPRAISDWLYVRGMNRFFKHENFGLMPLNRTSRKEPVFNDDLPSRIACGVVVIKPNVKEFRETSVLFQDGTVQDDVDAVVFATGYSYAYPFMEDDSIIKSRDNQVTLYKGILPPRLEKPTMAVIGLVQSLGPIIPTADLQCRWAIKVFQGQCTLPPVSEMMDDIDEKMGKKLKWYGNSTTLQTDYITYMDELASAIGVKPNVLKLLLTDPRLALEVFFGPCSPYQFRLMGPGKWSGARKAILTQWDRTLRATQTRITPAVPTTFPCLAMLGVLFLLLLLLLAALYC from the exons ATGGTGCGGCGTGTGGCGGTGGTGGGCGCAGGCGTCAGTGGGCTGGCGGCCATCAAGTGCTGCCTGGAAGAAGGGCTGGAGCCCACCTGCTTCGAGCAGAGCGAGGACGTCGGGGGGCTCTGGCGCTACACG GACCaggcagaggaaggcagagccAGCATCTACCGCACTGTCTTCACCAACTCCTGCAAAGAGATGATGTGTTACTCTGACTTCCCCTTCCCTGACGACCACCCCAACTACATGCACAACGCCAGGCTCCAGCACTACATCTGCAAGTATGCTGAGCACTTTGACCTCCTCCGGCACATACAGTTCAAG aCCCTGGTCACCAAGGTTAAAAAACGCCCTGACTTTTCTGTGATGGGGCAATGGGAGGTGGTGACCCAGAGAGACGGGAAGGAAGAGACAGCAGTTTTTGATGCTGTTATGGTTTGCTCTGGGCATCATGTCTACCCAAACCTCCCCCTCGACGATTTTCCAG GAATACATAAGTTTAAAGGCTGCTACTTCCACAGCCGAGAGTACAAGGAACCAGAGAAGTTCAGAGGGAAGAAAGTGCTGGTGATAGGCTTGGGCAACTCGGGCAGTGACATTGCTGTGGAGCTCAGTGCCGTGGCATCACAG GTCTACCTGAGCTCCCGAAGTGGGTCCTGGGTGATGAGCCGCGTCTGGGACAACGGCTACCCCTGGGACATGCTGGTCATCACTCGTTTCCGGACCTGGCTGGGGAACATCCTCCCCAGGGCGATCAGTGACTGGCTGTACGTGAGAGGCATGAACCGGTTCTTCAAGCACGAGAACTTCGGCCTCATGCCACTGAACAG AACTTCCCGCAAGGAGCCAGTGTTCAATGATGACCTCCCGAGTCGCATCGCCTGTGGCGTGGTGGTGATTAAGCCAAACGTGAAGGAGTTCAGAGAAACGTCCGTCTTGTTCCAAGATGGGACTGTGCAGGATGATGTCGATGCGGTAGTCTTTGCCACTGGTTACAGTTACGCTTACCCGTTCATGGAGGATGATTCCATCATCAAAAGCAGGGACAATCAGGTCACCCTCTACAAAGGCATCCTCCCTCCTCGGCTGGAGAAGCCAACCATGGCAGTCATTGGGCTAGTCCAGTCCCTTGGACCCATCATCCCAACAGCAGACCTCCAGTGCCGCTGGGCAATCAAGGTGTTTCAGG GGCAATGCACGCTCCCCCCGGTCAGTGAGATGATGGATGACATTGATGAGAAGATGGGGAAGAAGCTCAAGTG GTATGGGAACAGCACCACGCTGCAGACGGATTATATCACTTACATGGACGAGCTGGCCTCGGCCATCGGTGTGAAGCCCAACGTGCTGAAGCTCCTGCTGACGGACCCGCGGCTGGCCCTGGAGGTCTTCTTTggcccctgcagcccctaccAGTTTCGGCTGATGGGCCCAGGGAAGTGGAGCGGGGCCAGAAAGGCCATCCTCACCCAGTGGGACCGAACGCTGCGGGCCACTCAGACGCGCATCACCCCCGCTGTCCCCACCACCTTCCCCTGCCTAGCTATGCTAGGggtgctcttcctcctcctcctcctcctccttgctgccctTTACTGCTAG